The Candidozyma auris chromosome 1, complete sequence genome includes a region encoding these proteins:
- the MKC1 gene encoding mitogen-activated serine/threonine-protein kinase SLT2 yields the protein MPYKGREVNKVYGQDFIIDSRFKIVKEIGHGAYGIVCSAKFSSPQGDGNYVAIKKVTNIFSKKILCKRSLREIKLLQFFRGHKNITCLYDLDIVPHPVTGDFNEIYLYEELMECDMHQIIRSGQPLTDSHYQSFIYQVLCGLKYIHSADVLHRDLKPGNLLVNADCELKICDFGLARGFSEDVEQNSQFMTEYVATRWYRAPEIMLSFSNYTKAIDIWSVGCILGELLGGKPLFRGKDYVDQLNQILMILGTPKEATLTKIGSVRAQNYVRSLPIMRRVPFFELFPNANPLALDLLEKMLTLDPHQRITVDEALKHPYMSVWHDPNDEPECKVKFDFKTFETVDDIDSMKQLIVEEVRNFREFVRKPIHEQHQIQLQMQQQQLLKEQQQNNAGINMIDQNSIANDNNASVVTAQMDSFQDMFNTDYTMNSAGVLTYPDQLSSDNGVFYDSVPKPEELDNFAHLDEKSSNPELFSLEEELGFGLDRSGTFNS from the coding sequence ATGCCTTACAAGGGAAGAGAAGTCAACAAAGTGTATGGTCAGGACTTCATTATTGATCTGCGATTCAAGATCGTCAAGGAGATTGGTCATGGAGCCTACGGCATCGTGTGCTCCGCTAAATTCAGCTCACCCCAGGGCGACGGCAACTATGTGGCCATCAAAAAAGtcaccaacatcttctccaagaagattctttgcaaaagatCGCTTCGTGAgatcaagcttttgcaaTTCTTTAGGGGTCACAAGAATATCACTTGCTTGTACGACTTGGACATTGTCCCTCATCCGGTTACCGGTGACTTCAACGAGATCTACCTTTACGAGGAACTAATGGAGTGTGACATGCATCAAATCATTCGCCTGGGCCAGCCATTGACCGACTCGCACTATCAGCTGTTCATCTACCAAGTACTCTGTGGACTCAAATACATCCACAGCGCTGACGTATTACACCGTGACTTGAAACCGGGAAACCTTTTAGTTAACGCTGACTGTGAGCTAAAGATCTGTGATTTTGGCTTGGCCAGAGGCTTCTCCGAAGACGTTGAACAGAACTCCCAATTCATGACTGAGTACGTTGCCACCAGATGGTACCGTGCTCCAGAAATcatgctttctttctccaattaCACAAAGGCCATCGACATTTGGTCTGTTGGCTGTATTTTGGGTGAGCTTCTAGGGGGCAAGCCTCTATTCAGAGGCAAAGACTATGTGGACCAATTGAATCAGATCCTCATGATTCTCGGCACCCCTAAGGAGGCCACCTTGACAAAAATTGGCTCTGTAAGAGCTCAAAATTACGTACGCTCGTTGCCCATCATGAGAAGGGTGCCAttttttgagctcttccCTAATGCTAACCCTTTGGCTCTTGACcttttggaaaagatgCTTACTCTCGATCCTCACCAGAGAATCACCGTGGACGAAGCATTGAAGCATCCATACATGTCTGTTTGGCATGACCCTAATGATGAACCAGAATGTAAGGTTAAGTTTGATTTCAAGACCTTCGAAACTGTTGACGACATCGACTCAATGAAGCAATTGATTGTCGAAGAGGTTCGTAACTTCAGAGAATTCGTGAGAAAACCCATTCATGAACAGCATCAAATCCAGCTCCAGatgcaacagcaacagTTGCTCAAGGAGCAACAGCAAAATAATGCTGGGATCAATATGATTGACCAAAACAGTATAGCTAACGATAACAATGCGAGTGTCGTGACGGCCCAGATGGATCTGTTCCAAGACATGTTCAATACGGACTACACAATGAACAGCGCCGGCGTGCTCACTTACCCTGATCAGTTACTGAGCGATAACGGTGTTTTCTACGATTCAGTCCCCAAACCAGAGGAGCTCGATAATTTTGCccatcttgatgaaaagagTAGCAATCCAGAGCTTTTTCTGCTAGAAGAGGAACTTGGTTTCGGATTGGATCGCTCAGGCACTTTCAATTCTTAA
- the REP1 gene encoding Rep1p, whose amino-acid sequence MTDQDPLSQFNSDNYYTMNMGPTQNHMANYVNQFGSNRFSPHPGVQEEGLSHTSHYQDFVPAEAAGLQPPSRYHQNQKQYLTQHVMPFQPAWSPSTVIGQFDGMNYGSMSPQPSMNNPSMAMPMQGLHVDMDEPQHFGHPKSATPELQHNPFQTRGDLNRGIKRHNTMQIKQEDTQPASSNHSDNGDSSSFKLRKRRQKSSKRGDADPDSPPPYQEATVSSIKVDYDPKKLQKLLDLHPATNRPSVQIVDHENKPVDIVFRGFLTGRFYTNNHDNFNHISATREIPRLDEQYNAEVISCYRRNFIRISVNFRRSGEGNLLAIPNKGIIKRFRIDVLAFANGEDAKPIPVLINTQKESMKDSNKGFADAVYPASMDCSHEVSIADSSGDNYFTIRKGQFKEATSNSMHVSFQTFNNFSIRLIAELRNEVEEKEVIVKELKSSPIIVRGRNPSFYHKRGDVSIDSRPAISRSSFVLSEKEPNEFGRNASPVLSSGSTEQHERPPDSKNSRLPDSPSDNSSSELTAPKSAFRRHTPTPSGAASATNLGDLLDPKSFVNDKGEHTKYRYFPISSVYYLPPINVVYFPHRAHQSKQETNSDANVEEDRTTHATTTSTSGKQERKKSTSKFYFR is encoded by the coding sequence ATGACAGATCAAGACCCATTGCTGCAATTCAATTCAGACAATTACTACACAATGAACATGGGTCCTACCCAGAACCATATGGCCAATTATGTCAATCAATTCGGCAGCAACCGTTTTCTGCCACATCCTGGTGTTCAGGAAGAGGGATTGTCACATACACTGCACTACCAGGATTTTGTGCCTGCTGAAGCCGCCGGTTTGCAACCTCCGCTGCGCTaccatcaaaatcaaaaacagTATCTTACCCAACACGTAATGCCATTCCAACCAGCATGGTCGCCTCTGACCGTTATCGGACAATTCGATGGAATGAATTACGGCAGTATGAGCCCGCAGCCGTCCATGAATAACCCTAGTATGGCTATGCCAATGCAAGGTTTACATGTTGACATGGATGAGCCCCAGCATTTTGGTCACCCAAAATCAGCTACTCCAGAATTACAACACAATCCCTTCCAGACTCGAGGAGATTTAAATCGGGGTATCAAACGACACAATACCATGCAAATCAAACAGGAGGACACTCAGCCCGCTTCTTCCAACCACTCAGACAATGGTGattcctcttccttcaagctAAGAAAAAGGCGACAAAAATCTTCCAAACGTGGTGATGCAGATCCCGACTCACCACCTCCTTACCAAGAAGCTACGGTGTCATCAATTAAGGTCGACTACGATCCGAAgaaacttcaaaaactcCTAGATCTACATCCTGCCACAAACAGACCCAGTGTGCAAATTGTTGATCATGAAAACAAGCCCGTGGACATAGTCTTCCGCGGGTTTCTTACGGGTCGTTTTTACACAAATAATCACGACAATTTTAACCACATATCCGCTACCAGGGAAATACCACGACTAGACGAACAGTACAATGCGGAAGTCATTTCGTGCTACAGGAGGAATTTTATTCGCATCAGTGTCAACTTCAGAAGATCAGGTGAGGGGAATTTGTTGGCCATACCAAACAAGGGCATCATAAAGAGATTTCGTATAGACGTTTTGGCTTTTGCAAATGGCGAGGATGCGAAACCGATACCCGTGCTCATCAACACACAGAAAGAGTCGATGAAAGATAGTAACAAAGGATTTGCAGACGCTGTCTATCCAGCCCTGATGGATTGCTCTCATGAAGTTTCTATTGCGGACAGTTCTGGAGACAATTACTTCACGATTAGAAAAGGACAGTTCAAGGAAGCCACATCGAATAGCATGCATGTCAGTTTTCAAAcattcaacaacttctctATCAGATTAATAGCTGAATTGAGAAATGAGGttgaggaaaaagaagtgaTTGTTaaagagctcaagagctCTCCGATTATTGTGAGAGGTCGAAACCCTTCCTTTTATCACAAGAGGGGCGATGTCCTGATAGATAGCCGTCCAGCTATCTCAAGATCCAGCTTCGTCCTCTCCGAGAAAGAGCCAAACGAATTTGGGAGAAATGCTCTGCCCGTACTCTCGAGTGGACTGACTGAGCAGCATGAGCGTCCTCCAGATAGTAAGAATTCTAGACTTCCAGACTCTCCAAGCGATAACAGCTCAAGCGAACTAACAGCTCCAAAAAGCGCTTTCAGGCGACATACGCCCACACCTAGTGGAGCTGCACTGGCTACCAATTTGGGGGATCTCTTGGATCCTAAGTCATTCGTTAATGATAAAGGGGAGCACACGAAGTATAGATACTTCCCTATTCTGAGTGTGTACTACCTTCCACCCATTAATGTTGTATACTTCCCCCACCGTGCTCACCAGCTGAAACAAGAGACAAATAGTGATGCGAATGTCGAGGAAGACCGAACCACTCATGCAACTACTACCTCCACAAGTGGAAAACAGGAGCGCAAGAAATCAACCTCCAAATTTTACTTTAGATAA
- the DAL7 gene encoding Dal7p, whose product MSLHSKEKPHIYVSSSKVNSVDLGEAISSNNKNIIGLDLFEQANEIPEEEFESEIKGIRFKVDLRIVPILCVTYTLQFLDKLSLNYASAYSLKEDLGLHGQRYSWVAAIFNFGYLFWAMPSNYIIQKVPLAKYTGIMIFVWAIILIAHIGTKNYAGMLVVRFVLGMFEAGISPSCMMICGMFYSRQDQPFRMCTFLSFNGVATIVGGLLGFGLGHSHSPAIASWKLIFLVIGLLNFVWSIVFLWVTPDSPASAKFLTERERAILIKYISKNNQGVKDKQFKWPQALEAATDIGVYIVVLVGLGCGIINGGVSNFQSALIKGFGFDGLAATALQMPTGAIEFIIVLAAGVLALKVDNIRCLLFVLLCLPGFSGLIGIHVIEDDKWASVGCTWLQYIIGGPVIMSWIFINANIGGTTKKVVTNGCWFTMYAAGNIIGANIFYAKEAPKYNSAMIGLMTCYSGMIALGIGYYFLLRARNFRRDRAQGEQNEGMKQEAVLNGFKGLTDFENDGFRYAL is encoded by the coding sequence ATGTCGCTACACTCCAAAGAGAAGCCTCATATCTACGTTTCGAGCTCTAAAGTGAATTCCGTGGATTTGGGGGAAGCTATctccagcaacaacaaaaatatCATTGGGTTAGACCTCTTTGAGCAGGCAAATGAAattccagaagaagagtttgaATCTGAGATCAAGGGGATACGTTTCAAAGTTGACCTTCGAATCGTGCCGATCCTTTGTGTCACATACACTTTACAATTTCTAGATAAGCTAAGCCTAAACTATGCATCAGCTTACTCACTCAAGGAAGATTTGGGCCTACATGGACAAAGGTACTCATGGGTTGCTGCtatcttcaattttggaTACTTGTTCTGGGCGATGCCTTCCAACTACATTATTCAAAAAGTTCCCCTTGCAAAATACACCGGTATCATGATCTTTGTGTGGGCAATCATTCTAATAGCGCATATTGGCACAAAGAACTACGCTGGAATGCTTGTTGTCAGATTTGTTCTTGGGATGTTCGAGGCAGGAATCTCCCCATCATGTATGATGATATGTGGTATGTTCTATTCTCGACAGGACCAGCCTTTCAGAATGTGTACatttttgagcttcaacgGTGTTGCAACCATCGTAGGAGGACTCCTTGGGTTTGGTCTTGGCCACTCTCACCTGCCTGCTATCGCCTCATGGAAATTAATCTTTTTAGTTATTGGACTTTTGAACTTTGTGTGGTCCATTGTCTTTCTCTGGGTTACTCCAGACAGTCCTGCTTCCGCTAAGTTTCTCACTGAACGTGAGAGGGCAATACTTATCAAATACATCTCCAAAAATAACCAAGGTGTTAAAGACAAACAATTTAAATGGCCACAGGCATTGGAGGCTGCCACTGATATTGGAGTGTACATCGTTGTCTTGGTGGGTTTGGGTTGTGGAATTATCAATGGCGGAGTGTCAAATTTCCAATCGGCTTTAATCAAGGgttttggttttgatgGCCTCGCTGCAACGGCTTTACAGATGCCTACGGGAGCCATTGAATTCATCATAGTACTCGCGGCTGGTGTCCTTGCGTTGAAAGTCGACAACATACGATGTTTACTTTTTGTActtctttgtcttccaGGTTTTTCTGGTCTCATTGGAATTCATGTCATTGAAGACGATAAGTGGGCTTCAGTTGGCTGCACGTGGTTGCAATATATCATTGGAGGTCCAGTAATCATGTCGTGgatcttcatcaatgccaACATTGGTGGTACTACAAAAAAAGTCGTCACTAACGGGTGCTGGTTCACAATGTATGCGGCAGGGAACATCATCGGGGCCAATATCTTCTATGCTAAGGAAGCCCCCAAGTACAACTCTGCTATGATTGGTCTTATGACTTGCTACTCAGGAATGATTGCGTTAGGAATTGGCTACTACTTCCTCTTGAGAGCCAGGAATTTTAGAAGAGATAGAGCACAAGGTGAACAAAATGAGGGAATGAAGCAAGAGGCTGTATTGAATGGGTTTAAGGGCCTCACTGATTTCGAGAACGACGGATTCCGTTATGCCTTGTGA